The window GCGCTCGACGCGTACCCGCCGGGGATCGGCCGCCAGCGCGACATCGGCGACGATCGCCAGCGCGCACAGCACGAGCCATCCGGCCGCTGACATCCACGGGTCGATCCCCGCGATCGACAGCACGATCACGGGGATGACGCCGAGTGCGAGGGCGAGAGAGAGGCGCCCGGTCAGGTACATGTGCTCCGTTTCGTCGGGTCAGCTCGTGCGGTCGGCAGGCGTGGGAAGGACCCCGCTCACATGGGCACCCGGGTCTGCTGCAGCACCGCGGTGAGCACCGCGTCGACCGAGACGCCCTCGAGCGCGGCATCCGGTCGCAGACGAATGCGATGCCGCCAGGTGGGCACGAGCATCGTCTGGATGTGGTCGGGGGTCACCGCGGGGTAGCCGCTGAGCCACGCCCACGCTTTCGCGGCGGCCAGCAGCGCGGTGGCCGCGCGCGGGCTGACCCCCAGCTGCACCGACGGGCTCTGCCGGGTCGCGCGGGCGAGGTCGACGAGGTACCCGAGCACCTCGTCGGTGACGGCGATGGATGCCGCGGCCCGCCGTGCCGCGCGCAGCTGCGCCGCATCGACGACCGGCTCGATGCCCGCCAGCGTGTGCGGATCGAAGCCGTCGGCGTGCTGGCGCAGCACGCGCAGCTCGGCGTCGCGGTCGGGCACCGACACGATGAGCTTGAGCAGAAAGCGGTCGAGCTGCGCCTCGGGCAGCGGATACGTGCCCTCGTGCTCGATCGGGTTCTGCGTGGCGGCGACCAGGAACGGGTCGGGCAGATCCCGGGTCACGCCGTCGGCGGTGACCTGGTGCTCTTCCATGGCTTCCAGCAGCGCCGCCTGCGTCTTGGGCGGGGTGCGGTTTATCTCGTCGGCCAGCACGATGTTCGTGAAGATCGGTCCCTCACGGAACTCGAACTCGGCGGTGCGTGCGTCGTAGACGAGCGAGCCCGAGACATCGCCGGGCATGAGGTCGGGGGTGAACTGCACGCGCTTGGTGTCGAGGCTCAGTGCCCGGCTGAAAGCTCGCACCAGCAGGGTCTTGGCAACGCCGGGCACGCCCTCCAGCAGCACGTGGCCGCCGGCAAGCAGGGCGATGAGAAGACCGCTGATCGCGCCGTCTTGGCCGATCACGGCGCGCCCGACCTCGAGGCGCACCTGGTGCAGGGCGGTGCGCAGGGCGTCGTCGGGGGATGCCGCGGGGGCGGGGCGTTTCGTCGCGTCGCTGCGCCCCTCGCGGGGCGACCGGGTGGGGTCGGGGCGCTCCTCGCTCAACGACCGGGCGGGGTCGGGGTGCTCTTCGCTCGACGGGCGGGTGGGGTCGGCCGGAATCGGGTCTGTCATGGGGTCCTCCCGGAGTCGGTGGGCGGGTTCGTGTCGGGGCGCACCGCCTGGTGCACCCGGCGCTCGAGATCGCGCAGCCGGTCGCTGAGTGCGAGAAGCTCGCGGTCGGTGCCGGGACGATCGTCGATGAGGATGCCGCGCACCTGTGCCCGCGGCATCCCGAGCCTGTCGGCGACGGCGTCGGATACCTCGTTCGCCGGTGTCGTGCGGCCGAGTCCGAGGAGCCGTGCCAGGCGGCCGAGCGTGCCGATGCGCAGGCGGTCTGCCACGTGCAGACGGTCGCCGGAGCGGGCGTAGAGGCGCGCGCGTCCGTCGGTGGTCTCGGCGGCGCGCACCGTGACC is drawn from Microbacterium protaetiae and contains these coding sequences:
- a CDS encoding AAA family ATPase, with amino-acid sequence MTDPIPADPTRPSSEEHPDPARSLSEERPDPTRSPREGRSDATKRPAPAASPDDALRTALHQVRLEVGRAVIGQDGAISGLLIALLAGGHVLLEGVPGVAKTLLVRAFSRALSLDTKRVQFTPDLMPGDVSGSLVYDARTAEFEFREGPIFTNIVLADEINRTPPKTQAALLEAMEEHQVTADGVTRDLPDPFLVAATQNPIEHEGTYPLPEAQLDRFLLKLIVSVPDRDAELRVLRQHADGFDPHTLAGIEPVVDAAQLRAARRAAASIAVTDEVLGYLVDLARATRQSPSVQLGVSPRAATALLAAAKAWAWLSGYPAVTPDHIQTMLVPTWRHRIRLRPDAALEGVSVDAVLTAVLQQTRVPM